The nucleotide window CAGACCGTAGAGCCCCTCGTTTATGACGTTATTCGGATCCGAAAAAATCTGGTCCGGCTCACCCTTCGTCTGCGTCGCCGTCCTCTTGTAGGGAGACTTCGGTCCTGTTGGGGCTTCCTTGACGGGCGCCGTGCGCAGAGCATTAACAACCGACGCCGGCACGCCATAACCCGGCAGTGCCTTGAAGGTTTCTTCCGACGGCCGTTCCGTTATCCCACGCGAGTTGATCGCCTCGACCATCTGCCCTTCGGGAACCTGGTTGCTCAGCATCTCCTCGATGTCATCCTGCGAGAGTGGGCTTGTATCGGCCGGAATTTCCTTCGGCGGCTCGGTCTCATCGATCACAACGTGCGGCAGCACTTCATACTCGACCTTCACCAACTTCACCGCGTCCCGCGCCGCAACTTCGCTCGTCGCCGCGATTCCGACGATCTCGTCGCCCGCCCAGTGAATCTCCTTCCCGGGCTCTTGGGCTACCACCACGGCTTTCACTCCGGGAAGCTTTTCCGCCGCACTCGTGTCTACGCTCTTCACGCGTGCGTGCGCATACGGACAGCGCACGATTGCTCCATGCAATAAACCGGCCGGATTGTAGTCGTAGGTGTATTTCGCCTTTCCCTGAACCTTCACCGGCCCGTCCACGCGCGAAACCCGAGTCCCGAGCAAAGTTCTGTGCGATGCATCTGGCCAACTGTAATCAGCCACGGTTCACGCTTCCTTTCCGGCCGGAGAGGCCCCCACGACTTGTTGAATGCCGTGATAAGTTCCGCAACGGCACAAGTTGCCGCTCAACCCGCGCCGAACTTCGTCGGCGGTGGGCTTCGGGTTTTTTTCCAGGAACGCCGTCGTTGCCACCACGAACCCAGGAGTGCAGAACCCGCACTGCTGCGCATCGTGATCGACAAACGACTGTTGCACCGCCGTGAGGCGCCCCTCGTCCAGACCCTCGATGGTCGTGATTTTGTGCCCCTGAGCATCGATGGCAAGTACCGAGCACGAGTACACCGGCTTGCCATCCATCAGCACCGTGCAAGCGCCGCATGTGCCGCGATCGCACACTCGCTTCGCCCCAGTCAGGTCGAACTGATCGCGCAGCGCGTCCAATAATGTGACGCGCGGCTCCAATTCGGCTGTCAGCCTTTTTCCGTTCACCATCAGCGCGATGGGAACCTTGCCGGGACCATGCACGGCCACTTGCTGGCCCTCGACCTCGAGCACGGTTGGACCAACCACCATCGGCGTCGCGATCGCGAGACTCGACAACTTCATGAAGTCGCGTCGCGAAACCCCGTTCGTGTTGTCTTGTTCTTTCCGATCTTCTTCGGACATCCTGAGATTCTCCTCGCCGCCGAGACTGCGGCTCTGTTTCCGGGCTGGGAGCGCCCGGGGCACGAACACTCAGTTCAAAAAAGAAGAAGCGAACTTCGTCCGCGCGAGTATAAACCTTGAGAACTTCCACTCGCCACTTGCACTCGCAACACGCGCCAGTTACTCGGGGCTTACGTTTTGCTTCGCAGTACTCCGCGCCTGGGCTCCCGTTCTGTTGTTTCTCGGTGCGAATTCACCCCCACTCTGGCGTGATATTCCACAATCCGGCCATGCGAACTTCGGGAGCCAGCTCACAACATAGAATCCCAAATCACTGAAAACAAAGCTCTAGCTGGATTCGACGCCCCGTGCCGATTTTGGCCCCCAGTGTGCCTTACTCACGTCAGGCATTCGTGCAGGAGAAGTGCTTGGACGCTACGCTTGTCATTATCGGAGTAAGTTTCCACACCTCGCCCGTGGCCGTCCGGGAGCGGTTCTGGATTCCTCCACACGAGCAGGTCGATGCTCTTCACGCGCTCATCCGCTCGGAAGGCATTGAAGAGGTGATTGTTCTCGCCTCGTGCGCCCGAACCGAATTCATTCTTTGGGCCAGCGACGCCACCGAAGGCGCCAATTCCGTTCTCCGTTTCCTCACCCGCAAGTTCGATCTCAAGCTCTCCGACTGGTCCAATTTCTACCGTCTCGTCGATAACACCGCT belongs to Terriglobia bacterium and includes:
- a CDS encoding (2Fe-2S)-binding protein produces the protein MSEEDRKEQDNTNGVSRRDFMKLSSLAIATPMVVGPTVLEVEGQQVAVHGPGKVPIALMVNGKRLTAELEPRVTLLDALRDQFDLTGAKRVCDRGTCGACTVLMDGKPVYSCSVLAIDAQGHKITTIEGLDEGRLTAVQQSFVDHDAQQCGFCTPGFVVATTAFLEKNPKPTADEVRRGLSGNLCRCGTYHGIQQVVGASPAGKEA